The Besnoitia besnoiti strain Bb-Ger1 chromosome IV, whole genome shotgun sequence genome contains a region encoding:
- a CDS encoding hypothetical protein (encoded by transcript BESB_054830), producing MAASRRRSSGGAGTGTEAFPLSTRFVSLLLLVSFLHCFLTSGLAERRPGDAAAAANPGSASFVPLPAGRSGSAPREDWPADLSASLSAPSASAAASDSSAEWSPWSVSASSVASVSLPADGAWPSVQSAYRIPIHMVGARAAVRAVSVGQQSLLLALDTQTEGVRVFLSNSTACTHFSSREARDASLSSPSAAAFQSLARAPTSGTVNDEREKAGAPRGREGGTRDGGSSAVSSPESAAASPAPARLGGSANAHGRLPLKALTFLQRRGTLAKRRGRRGADAGDVSQGTCYDPRASGVSLWCLNGRQMCSFLSADPFRCNASPQADITQAARFSQRSDGVRFGELRLEGLDLVRLELSPAVPPARGTEPRPREGGAQRRGEAARGGGAALFGDEKLFPVKLVADRTSGLYDVFPGIQGVFGIAGPEFCCRNASLWSSTLHALNVTSFAFDLNFPAPTALSAATSDSSRRQETATRPSAAAAAGSSASLASLAAASRAGRNGAGDWAPLSFLHLGVLDEGEGDDGGSAEARVRGFAWYGEAGDWRGAVDEAADGRGRAGGHGESDGAERDTPKKEGLPAARGTEVVWGERIQTGNAWSDSIAHFTSYQWEMCGSSLMGTSHMDDWTVSVDLSSECLVVPRPLWLAVRAWLAPALNVTSPQCALGDGGSGLAPVDAQGDAEEDAAARGPARRQMCPLRKPTTPANLEDARAPPPRQPLPALSFALRDVSGDVFDFIASGAEAPGADARVQLPLEQLVVADPDGEGEALCVVPQPHSLLSREGRSVRLGTRAVAAFHLIVDQRRWRVGLLPKDLSLSSSDASCATKATCKGQQTYIPALNKCADPSCSERLFFSLNEETKSCELSPFVVPGALTLLALLVGLEVAVVTFQWTNLLRARALT from the exons ATGGCGGCTTCACGTAGACGCTCCTCCGGCGGGGCGGGGACCGGCACAGaggcgtttcctctctctaCTCGCTTCGtttcgctgctgcttctcgtgTCTTTTCTGCACTGTTTTCTCACTTCTGGCCTCGCGGAGCGACGGCCTGGGGatgccgctgcagcggcgaaccCGGGCAGCGCCTCTTTTGTTCCCCTTCCGGCGGGTCGCAGCGGGTCGGCGCCCCGAGAGGACTGGCCTGCAGACTTgagcgcgtcgctctccgctcCGTCCGCatccgctgctgcttctgatTCTTCCGCTGAGTGGTCTCCTTggtctgtctccgcttcaTCCGTCGCCTCGgtctctctgcctgccgACGGCGCATGGCCCTCTGTGCAGTCGGCGTATCGCATCCCCATCCACAtggtcggcgcgcgcgcggccgtccgcgccgtctctgtcGGTCAGCagagcctcctcctcgctctcgacACGCAGACCGAGGGtgtgcgcgtcttcctctccaaCTCAACGGCCTGCACGCACTTCTCCTCCCGCGAAGCCCGCGAtgcctcgctttcttctccttccgcggctgccttccagtctctggcgcgcgcaCCGACCAGCGGGACGGTGAACgacgagagggagaaggcaggtgcgccgcgcggccgcgagggggGGACGAGGGACGGGGGCTCCTCAGCAGTCTCTTCCCCGGAgtctgcggccgcttcgccggcgcctgcgcggctgggcggcagcgcgaacgcgcacgggcggctgccgctgaaggcgctgaccttcctgcagcgccgagggacgcttgcgaagcgccgcgggcggcgaggcgccgacgccggcgacgtgAGCCAAGGGACCTGCTACGACCCGCGCGCGTCAGGCGTCTCGCTGTGGTGCCTCAACGGCAGGCAAATGTGCAGCTTCCTGAGCGCCGACCCTTTCCGATGCAACGCGTCACCGCAAGCCGACATCACGCAAGCAGCCAG GTTCTCACAGCGCTCCGACGGGGTGCGCTTcggcgagctccgcctcgagggcctcgacCTCGTGCGCCTGGAACTCTCGCCCGCCGTCCCGCCCGCTAGGGGGACTGAGCCCAGACCCCGCGAGGGTGGCGCCCAAAGAaggggcgaggccgcgcgaggcggaggcgcggccctTTTCGGCGACGAGAAGCTTTTCCCCGTTAAACTCGTCGCAGACCGAACCTCGGGACTCTACGATGTCTTCCCGGGGATACAGGGCGTCTTCGGCATCGCGG GTCCCGAGTTCTGCTGCCGCAACGCGTCCCTGTGGAGCTcgactctgcatgcgctaAACGTGacgtccttcgccttcgacCTCAACTTTCCTGCACCGACCGCGCTGTCGGCCGCCACTTCCGACTCCTCGCGACGCCAGGAGACCGCGACGCGccccagcgccgcagccgccgcgggctcttccgcgtctctcgcctccctcgcggcaGCTTCGCGCGCAGGTCGCAACGGCGCCGGGGACTGGGCGCCGCTGTCCTTCCTCCATCTGGGCGTGCTTGacgagggggagggcgacgacggggggtccgcggaggcgcgcgtgcgaggctTCGCGTGGTAtggcgaggccggcgactGGAGGGGCGCGGTCGAtgaagccgcagacggccgcggacgcgcagggGGTCATGGCGAGAGCGATGGGGCTGAGAGAGACACCCCGAAAAAAGAAGGCttgccagcggcgcgaggaacGGAAGTCGTCTGGGGAGAACGAATTCAGACGGGAAACGCATGGAGCGACTCGATCGCCCACTTCACCTCCTACCAGTGGGAGAtgtgcggcagcagcctgaTGGGGACGTCGCACATGGACGACTGGACTGTCTCCGTCGATCTGAG CTCCGAGTGCCTAGtcgtgccgcggccgctgtggCTCGCGGTtcgcgcgtggctggcgccggcgctgaaCGTGACGAGTCCGCAGTGCGCactgggcgacggcggctcgggcctcgcgccagtcgacgcgcagggagacgccgaggaggacgcggcggcgcgaggcccggcgcgccggcagatgTGCCCACTGCGGAAGCCGACCACACCTGCCAATTTGGAAGATGCGCgcgcccctcctccgcggcagccgctcccCGCGCTCTCCTTTGCCCTGCGCGACGTCTCAGGGGATGTCTTCGACTTcatcgccagcggcgcggaggcgccgggcgccgacgcgcgcgtgcagctgccCCTCGAGCAGCTCGTAGTCGCCGAccccgacggcgaaggcgaggcccTCTGCGTGGTTCCACAGCCCCACAGCCTCCTCTCCCGGGAAGGCCGCAGCGTGCGGCTCGGCACGCGAG cgGTCGCGGCCTTCCACCTCATCGTGGATCaacggcgctggcgcgtcgGCCTGCTGCCCAAGGACCtttcgctgtcttcctccgACGCGTCGTGCGCAACGAAAGCCACCTGCAA GGGACAGCAAACGTACATCCCTGCGCTCAACAAGTGCGCCGACCCTTCCTGCTCGGAAcgtcttttcttttctctcaaCGAGGAAACCAA AAGCTGCGAGCTTTCGCCGTTTGTCGTCCCCGGCGCTCTgacgctgctggcgctgctcgtCGGCCTCGAGGTCGCCGTTGTGACCTTCCAGTGGACGaatctgctgcgcgcgcgggcgctcaCGTGA